The Oryzias melastigma strain HK-1 linkage group LG3, ASM292280v2, whole genome shotgun sequence genome contains a region encoding:
- the thap11 gene encoding THAP domain-containing protein 11, whose protein sequence is MPGFTCCVPGCYNNSHRDRELRFYTFPKDTTLREQWLRNISRAGVSGCFSTFQPTTGHRVCSVHFAGGRKTYSVRVPSLFPLRGVNERRCRRGRGKKVSASVITPAAAATSGIVATSVLGNTAGGAEGTIGGEADDDSITVVQIGQNGEYLGTARLPAQSEATCYSAPDGSAEELRTNEFEPGTNQPAVQYVSVTSSPLDHSYSLTTGTTSTELLRKLNEQRDIIALMEVKMKEMKATIRQLRVAEAKLQEEVRERDRLLYGYATPVGVRKKI, encoded by the coding sequence ATGCCCGGGTTCACGTGCTGTGTGCCTGGCTGCTACAACAACTCGCACCGGGACCGGGAGCTGCGCTTCTACACATTTCCAAAGGACACCACGCTAAGAGAGCAGTGGCTGCGGAATATCTCCCGGGCCGGGGTCAGCGGCTGCTTCAGCACGTTCCAGCCCACCACAGGTCACCGAGTCTGCAGTGTGCATTTCGCCGGAGGGAGGAAAACCTACTCCGTTCGAGTGCCGTCCCTGTTTCCCCTGCGCGGAGTGAATGAGCGCAGGTGTCGGCGGGGCAGAGGGAAAAAGGTTTCCGCCTCGGTGATCACCCCCGCCGCCGCAGCGACCTCTGGGATAGTGGCCACTAGCGTGCTTGGTAACACGGCTGGAGGAGCCGAGGGCACCATCGGAGGCGAGGCGGACGACGACAGCATTACCGTGGTTCAAATAGGCCAGAATGGGGAGTACCTGGGCACCGCGCGGCTACCCGCTCAATCAGAGGCGACCTGTTACTCCGCGCCGGACGGCAGCGCGGAGGAACTCAGAACCAACGAGTTCGAGCCCGGGACTAACCAGCCCGCGGTGCAGTACGTCAGTGTGACCAGCAGCCCCTTGGACCACTCGTACTCCCTGACGACTGGAACCACATCAACCGAACTCCTGCGGAAGCTGAACGAGCAGCGGGACATCATCGCGCTGATGGAGGTGAAGATGAAGGAGATGAAGGCGACCATCCGCCAGCTGCGGGTCGCCGAGGCcaagctgcaggaggaggtgcGGGAGCGGGACCGGCTGCTCTACGGTTACGCCACACCTGTGGGAGTcagaaagaaaatatga
- the nrn1lb gene encoding neuritin 1-like b: protein MKSHADAATVLLSIVCLSLVPLCSGAAIPVACGSIYRGFAQCLLTLGDSLVETQKDQSTQDIDSICRSWNAFHVCANSALAGCPGEAAAVWESLRQESRKTQFSGNLYDMCASRTTLPSSTLPVPQSPPTSDQMNQETLKGQTDRHGPAVFTLSLPVCSMLLVLLRS, encoded by the exons ATGAAGTCCCATGCGGATGCTGCAACCGTTCTTCTCTCCATTGTTTGCCTCA GTCTTGTCCCTTTGTGTTCTGGAGCTGCTATTCCAGTTGCGTGTGGATCCATCTACAGAGGCTTTGCTCAGTGTTTGCTCACACTTGGAGACAGTTTAGTAGAAACTCAAAAAGATCAGAGCACACAGGACATCGATTCAATCTGCAG GTCCTGGAACGCGTTTCACGTTTGTGCCAACTCAGCTCTGGCTGGCTGTCCCGGAGAGGCAGCAGCTGTCTGGGAGTCTCTGAGACAAGAGTCCAGGAAGACGCAGTTTTCTGGAAACCTCTACGACATGTGTGCCAGCCGCACCACCCTCCCTTCCAGCACGTTGCCTGTTCCCCAGAGTCCTCCTACCTCCGATCAGATGAACCAGGAGACGTTGAAAGGGCAGACGGACAGGCACGGCCCTGCGGTCTTCACACTGTCGTTGCCCGTGTGCAGCATGCTCCTGGTTCTCCTCAGGAGTTAG